The following coding sequences lie in one Kamptonema formosum PCC 6407 genomic window:
- a CDS encoding Rpn family recombination-promoting nuclease/putative transposase, translated as MKTDSLFYNIFQQFPFVFFALLGIPADVTNQYQFTSQEVKQLAFRLDGLFLPIIEDSQLPFYIVEVQFQPDPNLYYRLFAELFIYLRQYQPQHPWQLVVIYPNRQTERESDLHFQEMLALPNITRIYLDELSPPETASLPIKLLKLIIEPENTAADLARELARQAEREIPNTAIRKNLIELLETIVVYKLPQKSREEIAAMFELSDLKKTRFYQEVFAEGQAEAQAEAKQREKTSILRMVSRGLAKEEIATFLDLPVAEVEATIAEAEQN; from the coding sequence ATGAAAACCGATAGCCTATTTTACAACATCTTCCAACAATTTCCCTTTGTTTTCTTTGCTCTACTGGGCATACCTGCGGATGTTACAAACCAATATCAATTTACCTCGCAAGAAGTCAAACAATTAGCCTTTCGCCTCGATGGTTTGTTTCTGCCAATTATCGAAGATTCTCAACTACCTTTCTACATTGTGGAGGTGCAATTTCAACCAGATCCAAATCTCTATTACCGTCTATTTGCCGAACTATTCATCTATCTCAGACAATACCAACCACAGCATCCTTGGCAGTTGGTAGTAATTTACCCAAATCGCCAAACTGAAAGAGAAAGCGACCTTCACTTTCAGGAAATGTTAGCATTGCCTAATATCACCCGAATTTATCTCGATGAACTTAGTCCACCGGAAACAGCATCTCTGCCGATAAAGTTGCTTAAGCTGATTATTGAACCAGAGAATACTGCGGCAGATTTGGCTAGGGAATTGGCGAGACAAGCTGAGAGAGAAATACCCAATACTGCTATCAGAAAGAATCTGATAGAATTGTTAGAGACGATCGTTGTTTACAAGTTACCGCAAAAATCCAGAGAGGAAATTGCCGCCATGTTTGAACTTAGTGATTTGAAGAAAACCCGGTTTTATCAAGAGGTTTTTGCTGAAGGACAAGCTGAAGCACAAGCTGAAGCTAAACAGCGAGAAAAAACTTCAATCCTCAGAATGGTGAGTCGGGGATTAGCTAAAGAAGAAATTGCTACATTCTTAGACTTGCCTGTTGCTGAAGTGGAAGCGACTATCGCTGAAGCTGAACAAAATTAA
- a CDS encoding tetratricopeptide repeat protein has product MDETRAQAYLNLIQQLLSCPNGEEPQILQANLELVDAEFLQVCEVIADNLAGEGQENAADFLRNLASQLGQFLGRNEENMDNSAPENLREYERFIRELLQAEIESNSDVKVIYPILRQRQHLLNARFAQTLQQVAENFIADKDSETIASIVGIIENLSIDISNFPLGNRANNIDIAIAGYQIVLSHRQPGSENWAGTQNNLANAYRNKITGNRAENIDTAIACYKKALEVRTREDFPEDWAMTQNNLAVAYSDKITGNRAENIDTAIACYKEALAVYTREDFPEDWAMTQNNLAVAYSDKITGNRAENIDTAIACYKEALAVYTREDFPEDWATTQNNLAVAYSDKITGNRAENIDTAIACYKKALEVRTREDFPEYWATTQNNLAVAYSDKITGNRAENIDTAIACYKKALEVRTRDGFSRILGNDSK; this is encoded by the coding sequence ATGGATGAAACTCGCGCCCAAGCTTACCTCAATCTGATTCAACAACTCCTCAGTTGCCCCAACGGTGAGGAACCGCAGATTTTACAGGCTAACTTAGAATTGGTAGATGCAGAATTTCTGCAAGTGTGCGAGGTGATAGCAGATAACTTAGCAGGGGAAGGCCAGGAAAATGCAGCGGATTTTTTAAGGAATCTGGCCAGTCAACTAGGGCAATTCTTGGGGAGGAATGAGGAAAATATGGATAATTCTGCACCGGAAAATCTGCGAGAGTATGAAAGGTTTATCCGAGAATTATTGCAAGCAGAAATAGAAAGCAATAGCGACGTTAAAGTAATTTACCCCATTCTCCGACAACGGCAACATCTCCTCAATGCCCGTTTTGCCCAGACTTTACAGCAAGTGGCAGAGAATTTCATTGCTGATAAAGATTCAGAAACAATTGCGTCAATTGTCGGCATCATTGAAAATTTGAGTATTGATATTAGTAACTTTCCTCTGGGGAATAGAGCGAATAATATTGACATAGCTATAGCAGGTTATCAAATAGTTTTAAGTCATCGCCAACCAGGAAGCGAAAATTGGGCAGGGACTCAAAATAATCTGGCAAATGCCTACAGAAACAAAATCACGGGCAACCGGGCCGAGAATATTGATACTGCGATCGCTTGTTACAAAAAGGCATTAGAAGTTCGCACCCGTGAGGATTTTCCCGAAGATTGGGCAATGACTCAAAATAATCTGGCAGTTGCCTACAGTGACAAAATCACGGGCAACCGGGCAGAGAATATAGATACTGCGATCGCTTGTTACAAAGAGGCATTAGCAGTTTACACCCGTGAGGATTTTCCCGAAGATTGGGCAATGACTCAAAATAATCTGGCAGTTGCCTACAGTGACAAAATCACGGGCAACCGGGCAGAGAATATTGATACTGCGATCGCTTGTTACAAAGAGGCATTAGCAGTTTACACCCGTGAGGATTTTCCCGAAGATTGGGCAACGACTCAAAATAATCTGGCAGTTGCCTACAGTGACAAAATCACGGGCAACCGGGCAGAGAATATAGATACTGCGATCGCTTGTTACAAAAAGGCATTAGAAGTTCGCACCCGTGAGGATTTTCCCGAATATTGGGCAACGACTCAAAATAATCTGGCAGTTGCCTACAGTGACAAAATCACGGGCAACCGGGCAGAGAATATAGATACTGCGATCGCTTGTTACAAAAAGGCATTAGAAGTTCGCACCCGTGACGGATTTTCCCGAATATTGGGCAACGACTCAAAATAA